TCCACTTTGTCAAATGCCTGAAGTCGGCGCGCTTGTTCAATCTCTCGAACACGCAAAATGGCTGTGACGATGGAGATCGCGTGGTCAATTCCTGAAATCGCCCGATCCATGGCGATCTGCATGTCCTCAACGGAGGTCGCATTGCGCCGAGCCCTTTCCAGGCCGAGGCGCACTCTGGCCAGAGGTGTTCTCAAATCGTGGGCTATATCGTCACCGACGGCGGCGAGGTCCTCGATGAAGGCCTGCATCTCGTCGAGCATGCCGTTGACGATTTGGGCAAGGTTGTCGAGCGGGTCCTGCACATTGCGGTAGGGAAGGCGCTGTTTCAAATCGCCCGCAACAATCTGTGCGATCCGGATTTGCATTTCGTTGACACGCCTGTGGGCGTTCAAGCCAAAAAACACCGCCGCCGCCAGGCCAAACGTCAGCACCGGAACCAGGCCAAACAGCAGCCCTCTTTCCACCATGGATGCGGCCTGCTCATTATCGGCCGTGCTCCAGCCAACGAACAGAATATTGCCATCTGGCAGGCGTCGCGCAACCGCGCGCGCCCGCTGTTGTTGCGGTGGTGTTTGGTCGGTGCGAACAATGGAGACCTGTCTGGGCGGCATATCCAGCGCCAGACCCGACGGAAATTCCTGGACAGTTCCCGACACACGGTGGCCATCGGCTGTGAAAATACCCGTTGGCTTCACCCGTCGCGGGTCTTGCCTCACGCGTTCCTCATAGGCATCCATCCGCCCCAGAAGAGCACCTTGCGTGATGACGCTTGCTTCTTGCAAAACCAGCTCATCCAGTTGATTGATCAACTCGCGGCCAGTGGTCTGGACATAGGCAAAGCTAAAGCTCAGCACCATGGGAACGGTTATCGCCGTCACCAACACCACCACATAGCGGAAACGGGATTGCCGGACCCATTCAATCGGGCGCGCGAAGTACAAAACCTTCTCCACGAACATTGGAGATCATCGGGTGATCTCCCGGATGATCAATTTTTCGCCTGAGCCGACCCATATGCACATCGATGAGGTTTGAATCGGGAACGAATTTATATTTCCAGACTTCCTCAAACAGCATTCCTCGCGTCAGAAGCTGTTCGCAATGGCGCATCATATATTCGAGCAGCTTGAATTCACGGGGAAGAAGCTCAATCTCTCTTTCGCCGCGGCAAGCGCTGCGCTCCAGAAGGTCAAGCTCAAGCGGTCCAACCCGCAGCACTTTTGCCGACATGTCAGCGGGGCGGCGAAGAAGGGCTTCCACGCGGGCGACAAGTTCGAGGATCGCAAAGGGCTTGGTGAGATAGTCGTCGCCACCGGCCCGCAGGCCGCGCACACGGTCGTTGACGGCGCTGAGGGCACTGATGACAAGCACAGGCGTGCGAACCTGTTCGCGCCGCAATGTATCAATCACAGCAAGGCCATCCATACCAGGCAGCATACGGTCAACGATCAGGATATCTGCCCCGCCATTCCTTGCGCGTTCAAGGCCCCTGGCACCATCGGATTCCCAGTCAACGGCGTATCCGTAATCTTTCAGCTCAGCGCAGATATCTTGTGCCGTATCTTCATCATCCTCAATAAGGATAACTTTCGCCATGGCCTATTCCTTGGTGCGTCGGTCCCTCCATAGATGTTGCAGGTCATCCATTATTGCCAGAGCACACGCGCGTTTCAAATACCGGTTTGCTGTTTCACTCCTACGGTTTTTCAAAAAATAGCGCAATTGTGCGGTGTGTGATTCAACGCGCGGATGCACATAATCAGGCTTGCCTCCGGGGCGGGATGGCCGTTCTTAAATTTCTATTTAATGGCTTTTGTCATTTCACTGCGTCAAACCCCAGCACCTGCGCGACAGAAAGTCGCGTGCTGACTTGTGACTATATGGTGCGATCGTCAAAGCCCACGGCAATCGCAGTCGCCCTTAAACTCAATTAGGTGCCAGATGCCCGTTCATCGTAAAGACAACCCATCCATTGCCGCAGGCATCCAAGGCCCGGTTTTGAGCCGCCGTCAGCTTTTGGGATCGGCAGCCACCGGGGCGGTCGTTCTCGGTGCGACCTCTGTGCCAAGCTGGGCGCAAGCACCGGAAAAAACCGTGGATGTCCTGTTGATCGGTGGCGGCATCATGAGTGCGACGCTGGGTGTTTTGCTCAGCCAGCTTGAGCCGAACTGGACGATTGAAATGCTTGAGCGGCTCGACGCCGTGGCCATGGAAAGCTCCAACGGCTGGAACAATGCCGGCACGGGGCATTCGGCCCTGGCCGAGCTGAATTATTCGCCGATGGATGCGAAAGGCAATGTGCATATCGAAAAGGCGATTGAGATCAATTCGGCCTTCCAGATCACCCGCCAGTTCCTCGCCCATCAGGTTGATGTTGGCGTGTTGAAAAATCCGCGCTCGTTCCTCAACTCGACACCGCACATGAGTTTCGTCTGGGGCGATGAGAACACGGCGTTTCTTGCCAAGCGGTTTGAAGCGTTGAAAGCCAGCCCGCTGTTTTCCGGCATGCAGTTTTCGACCGATCATGACAAGATTGCCGAATGGGTGCCGCTGATGATGGACGGGCGTGATCGCGCCCAGAAGCTCGCCGCCACCTGGAGCCCCCTTGGCACCGACGCCGATTGGGGCGAGGTGACCCGTCAGTATGTCACGCATCTGAAGAGCCATCCAAACTTTGCGCTGCGCACCTCCACCGAAGTGCAGGCGATTGAAAAGACCAGCGACGGATCGTGGAACGTCAGCACCTCCAATCGCAAGGATGGATCGTCGACCACCGTCAAGGCGAAGTTCGTGTTCATCGGTGCGGGCGGTGGTGCGTTGCACCTTCTGCAGATGGCCGGCATTCCTGAAGGCGATGACTACGCGGGCTTCCCCGTGGGCGGTTCGTTCCTGGTCTGCGACAAACCAGAGATCGCAAACCAGCATTTTGCCAAGGCCTACGGGCAGGCTTCCACCGGTGCGCCGCCAATGTCGGTTCCGCATCTCGACACCCGCGTGTTTGAAGGCAAGCGCCACTTGTTGTTTGGCCCCTTCGCAACCTTCTCGACAAAGTTCCTGAAGGAAGGATCGCTGTTCGATCTGCCTGCGACAATCACGCTCGAAAACATCTGGCCCATGCTGAAAGTTGGCTATGATGAGTTTGATCTGGTCGAATATCTGGCCGGGCAGCTTTTGCTGTCAGACGCAGATCGGCTGGAGGCCCTGCGCGCCTATTTTCCCAATGCCAAGGCCGAGGATTGGCGCCTTTGGCAGGCCGGCCAGCGCGTTCAGATCATCAAGAGAGACGCCAAAAAGGGCGGCATTCTCAAGCTCGGAACAGAAATTGTGGCGGCCAAGGATGGCAGCATTGCCGCCCTGCTCGGCGCTTCTCCGGGCGCGTCAACGGCTGCACCGATCATGCTGGATCTGCTCCAGAAAGTGTTTGCCGAGAAATTGGCGACACCGGAATGGCAGGAGAAGGTGCGCACCATGGTGCCAAGCTATGGCGTCAACCTCAATGAGAACCCCGACATGCTGGCCAAGGAATGGGCGGCGACGGCAGAGCGCCTTCAACTGACGCTCGCACCACCAGCAATCGACATGTCCGCAATAACAAAGCCAGGCGTCAGCGCACCGGCGGCAGACATCAAACGTGTGCCGGACATGGCGCTGTAAATTCTGGCCTTACGCGAGAATGAATGCGCGCCTTGGCGTGCATTCGGCTGATCCTGGCAAAAATATATGTCCTCGCATGCAGTATTGTGTGTTTTATGAAGCGCACAATACTGTAGCATCAGCGCAAAGGTGATGAGTTGCGTGCCAGACCATCGGCCAGAATTTCAACTGTAATTTTCTGCACATGGTCTGCGTTTACATTGAGCTGAATTTCACCCGGTATAAAAAGAGAAAGATCGATCATGAGTGATCATCACGTCGTGGTTGTTGGTGGCGGCTTTGGCGGGCTTCAGCTGGTCCATGATCTCAAAGGCAGCGGAGCGCGGATAACGCTGATTGATCGGCGAAACCATCATCTTTTCCAACCTCTTCTCTATCAGGTTGCAACAACCATTCTGTCCACGTCGGAAATCGCCTGGCCAATTCGCCATCTCTATAGCGACCGGCAGGAGGTTTCGACATTGCTGGGTGAAGTCGGCGGCGTCGATGTCGCTGCAAAGCAGGTCATGTTACGCAGTGGGGCATCCATATCCTACGACACGCTTGTTCTGGCCACCGGAGCGACCCATGCCTATTTCGGACGCGATGAATGGGAGCCTGTGGCACCGGGCCTGAAGACGCTTGAGGATGCCACGACAATTCGCCGCCGCCTCCTTCTTGCCTTCGAGCAGGCAGAAACCACCTCTGACCCGGCGATGCGTGAGGCGCTTCTGACCTTCACCATTGTTGGGGCCGGCCCAACAGGCGTCGAACTTGCCGGTATTATCGCCGAGCTGGCGCACAAGACTCTCCCCAAAGAATTTCGCGCCATCGATACCCGCAGGACAAAAGTGATCCTGGTCGAGGCGGGCCAACGTGTGCTGCCAAGCTTTGCGCCGGAACTGTCTGTCTATGCACAAGGCGTGCTGGAAAACCTCGGTGTTGAGGTTCGTCTTGGACAGCCCGTCACACAGTGCTCAAGCGACGGCGTTCAGATTGGTGAACAGTTCACTCCAAGCCGGACGATCGTCTGGGCGGCTGGTGTTCAGGCATCAGCCGCTTCGCGTTGGCTTAGTGTTCCCGCCGACAGGGCGGGTCGCGTGGTTGTAGGGAAGGACCTTACCGCGCCAGAAATGCCGGATGTTTTTGTGATCGGTGATACGGCGTCGGTTATGCAAGGCAATAACACGCCCGTACCAGGTATTGCGCCTGCCGCCAAACAACAGGGCGCCTATGTCGCCAAAGTGATCAAGGCTAGACTGAAAGGCAAACCCGCTCCCGCGCCATTCCATTACCGGCATCAAGGGAGCCTTGCCACCATCGGCCAGAGCGCGGCCATCGTTGATTTTGGCAAGGTAAAGCTAACAGGTAGTCTCGCATGGTGGATATGGGGTCTCGCCCATATCTATTTTCTTATCGGCACGCGCTCAAGACTCGCCGTTGCATGGAGCTGGTTGTGGATTTATCTCAGCGGCCAGCATAGTGCCCGCCTGATTACTCAAAAAGAGACGATGAGGGATGAAGGGCAGGCGAGAAAATAAAATTAATAAATGATATCGTAATTTTAAGAAGCGTAGCGACCAGACCGAGATTAAGGTTGCGGATGGAAGGGCTTCGAGACAGTGGAATTCGCCACTCTTGAATGGGTCGGCTGGTTCAACCACCGACGACTTCTCGAGCCGATCGGGAATATACAGCCAGCCGAAGCCGAAGAGCGATATTACGCCATGCTGGACGAAGCAGCCATGGCCGCATAACTTAAGCAAAATGGCCTCCGGCAAACCCGGCGCGGTTCAATCTGATCAGCAAGCGCGATAACGTAAATTGCCTCTTCTTTAATCGCAAAGAGTCTGTAACCTATCCCCTCAGCGGACACTACTGCGCCGTCGCTCTCGTCGCCAACCATCAGCATTCCGCCACCCTCTCGAATGCGGTCTATTCTGCGCTTCGCTGACTTTTCTTCCGTCATGAGCCTACGTTTAACGACTAATCGGCGGTGCTATCGTATCCCGTTCTCAAGAAAGACCGCGTCCAACCTGTCTACAATTCCTTGTATCCAAGGGGGTATGCGTGACGCAGTGATGCGCCATTCCTGAAAATCGCGAACTGCTTTGTCCCAATCGGGAAAGCCACTCGCTGTAGCAATTTTCGTTTTATTGTCTTCGGTTGTCTTGAGCATTGTCAAAGCAATCGCTTGCTGCTCATCCAGAAATTTCACGATGCTAAGATGTAACTCAGGGTGTTCGCTTGCGATCTGTGACGCCAGCCGTTTGAGGCGCGGTGAAGCCATTGCGAGGATATCAAGCGCTCTGCCGACCTCACCGGCGACTTCGGCGTTCAATCGGGATACCTCGGCGCGTTTATCGCTTCGGCGCATCGCTTGATCGCTACCCATGCCGATTAGCGTAAGCAGCCACGAAATAAAATCCATGCGCGCCCCCTGGAATGTCCCATTGCCAAGTTGCGCAGATTATAAGGGATTCGCAAGGGAAAGAATATCGCGTGCTGATCCGCAAGAATGACCCGGAAAAGTGTTCCGGTTACTCTTTTCAGATCTTCTCTAAGTAATTGATTGCATTGATAAAAGAGATATTGGCTGGGGAACCTGGATTCGAACCAAGATTAACGGAGTCAGAGTCCCCGTCCTATTATTGTAATACCAGCGCATTTTCTCCAACTTTGGAGAAAACGCAAGATGAAAGATCAATGCGTTACCGTAGAATTTCCAACTGGAAATCGGATAAACGACGAACTGCTTGCTGAAGTTTCGGCGTGGCTGAGCGAGAACCGTGATCGGTGCGGAACTCGCCTTATCCCCACGTTGAAAGAGAAGTTCGGCCTCTGCAATCTTGAGGCTATCGAAGCGGCAAAGCGCGCCCATGCTCTCCAGTACGGGAGGGCGGTGTAATGGGGAAGGCATCTAACCAGCGCTACAAGGCGCGTAAGCAGGCCAATAAGAAGGCCGCCATCACGTTCGACAATGCGACACCAAGCCAGATGGCGGCTTTGCTTGCAGAGCGTGAACAGCTGATCGCGAATGCTGAGAAGAGGCTTCCAAAGCATAAGGCGGCCCTGTACGCCCGGCCAAAGGGTGGGGAGGGTCGCAACAAGTGAGCGACGATTACACGCGCCTTCGAATGACCTGGCTTGATCAGGTGTACAGCGATGAACGGTTGAGCAAATCAGTGGCGACGAATGTCGCCTTTTTCATCTCTCAACACTTCAACCGAAAGCGGTTCAATGAGAGCGGCGACTTTAGTGCATGGCCGAGCTACGCCACGCTTGCTGAGAAGGTTGGATGCTCTGAGAAGACGGTCCAGCGGGCCGTCTCGCTCCTGAAACAATGCGGACACATCCATACGAAGGGCAAGGGCGGGCGTCATTGCTCGTTGGCATACTATGCCGTTCTGGTGTCGCAATCCGCTCAAAACGTGGAAGAAAAAGGTGGACACCGGAGTCCACGTTTAAAGGATAAAGCGGATTTCGAGGCTGAAAAGGTGGACACGGCTGTCCCAAAAGGTGGACATTCTCGTCCTCAAAAGGTGGACACAGATGTCCTACTAACCTCTTTGAATAAATCTTTGAAGAACCTCTCTGAAGCACCGACCGCAAAGCCTGAGCGCAAAGCCCCGGCTGAAGTGTCAGGGGTAGACCCGCTCAAGGCCGCTGGATCGGTCGCTGTTCTCTCGGTGCTGATGACTGGACCGGGTGAGCTTCCACCATTGCCACCGTTCGTGAGACAGAACCCCAAGCACGAATGGGTTATGGACCATCAAGCGAAACACGGTTGGCCTGACCTGTATTCGGTGTGCCGAGACCCGCAACGCTGGTACCGCGCCTTTGATGATTTTGCTCATGAGATGGAAGCCGTTGAAGCGTCGAAAGACAATCCAAAGTGGTGCGCTTGGCGTGATGAGTATCGGGCAAGAGGATGGCCTATGCCGCGTCCTGATGGTCAGTTGATGCATTTCCCCGATTGTGGTCCGAAGCTGTTAGACGTGTTCTTGGTGCGATTGTTGCGAGCGATGCAGGCGGTCAATATCGCGAGGTCTGCCAACGTTGTTCGGTTCGGATGATTGAGCGGGTGCGTCGTCGCGGGCCAGGGGGGTGGTCTGGAACTTTCGACCTATCCTGGGGACCGGCGCGGGGAGGTACGCTCTATAATTTTCTCAATTAGAGAAATTTTCTTAATGTTTGGAATGGTTTAGGCCTATCATGGGTCGCTATTTGCTGTCAACATTTGTGGAATTCACGCATAAAAAAATTTCGGGCATACAATCGGAATGAAGATATTTTCTTTTTT
The Allorhizobium ampelinum S4 genome window above contains:
- a CDS encoding sensor histidine kinase, with translation MYFARPIEWVRQSRFRYVVVLVTAITVPMVLSFSFAYVQTTGRELINQLDELVLQEASVITQGALLGRMDAYEERVRQDPRRVKPTGIFTADGHRVSGTVQEFPSGLALDMPPRQVSIVRTDQTPPQQQRARAVARRLPDGNILFVGWSTADNEQAASMVERGLLFGLVPVLTFGLAAAVFFGLNAHRRVNEMQIRIAQIVAGDLKQRLPYRNVQDPLDNLAQIVNGMLDEMQAFIEDLAAVGDDIAHDLRTPLARVRLGLERARRNATSVEDMQIAMDRAISGIDHAISIVTAILRVREIEQARRLQAFDKVELAELVLEVGDLYEPIAEEKQLTLTVRANADIVVHGDRDLIFEAVANLVDNAIKFTPEGGRIDVCLVVEDERKALRVSDTGPGVPESERNLLVQRFYRSDRSRHTRGLGLGLTLVAAITKLHGFRFDVLPTKGFTTEITFPQNAHDKDQ
- a CDS encoding response regulator transcription factor, translating into MAKVILIEDDEDTAQDICAELKDYGYAVDWESDGARGLERARNGGADILIVDRMLPGMDGLAVIDTLRREQVRTPVLVISALSAVNDRVRGLRAGGDDYLTKPFAILELVARVEALLRRPADMSAKVLRVGPLELDLLERSACRGEREIELLPREFKLLEYMMRHCEQLLTRGMLFEEVWKYKFVPDSNLIDVHMGRLRRKIDHPGDHPMISNVRGEGFVLRAPD
- the mqo gene encoding malate dehydrogenase (quinone), with the protein product MPVHRKDNPSIAAGIQGPVLSRRQLLGSAATGAVVLGATSVPSWAQAPEKTVDVLLIGGGIMSATLGVLLSQLEPNWTIEMLERLDAVAMESSNGWNNAGTGHSALAELNYSPMDAKGNVHIEKAIEINSAFQITRQFLAHQVDVGVLKNPRSFLNSTPHMSFVWGDENTAFLAKRFEALKASPLFSGMQFSTDHDKIAEWVPLMMDGRDRAQKLAATWSPLGTDADWGEVTRQYVTHLKSHPNFALRTSTEVQAIEKTSDGSWNVSTSNRKDGSSTTVKAKFVFIGAGGGALHLLQMAGIPEGDDYAGFPVGGSFLVCDKPEIANQHFAKAYGQASTGAPPMSVPHLDTRVFEGKRHLLFGPFATFSTKFLKEGSLFDLPATITLENIWPMLKVGYDEFDLVEYLAGQLLLSDADRLEALRAYFPNAKAEDWRLWQAGQRVQIIKRDAKKGGILKLGTEIVAAKDGSIAALLGASPGASTAAPIMLDLLQKVFAEKLATPEWQEKVRTMVPSYGVNLNENPDMLAKEWAATAERLQLTLAPPAIDMSAITKPGVSAPAADIKRVPDMAL
- a CDS encoding NAD(P)/FAD-dependent oxidoreductase produces the protein MSDHHVVVVGGGFGGLQLVHDLKGSGARITLIDRRNHHLFQPLLYQVATTILSTSEIAWPIRHLYSDRQEVSTLLGEVGGVDVAAKQVMLRSGASISYDTLVLATGATHAYFGRDEWEPVAPGLKTLEDATTIRRRLLLAFEQAETTSDPAMREALLTFTIVGAGPTGVELAGIIAELAHKTLPKEFRAIDTRRTKVILVEAGQRVLPSFAPELSVYAQGVLENLGVEVRLGQPVTQCSSDGVQIGEQFTPSRTIVWAAGVQASAASRWLSVPADRAGRVVVGKDLTAPEMPDVFVIGDTASVMQGNNTPVPGIAPAAKQQGAYVAKVIKARLKGKPAPAPFHYRHQGSLATIGQSAAIVDFGKVKLTGSLAWWIWGLAHIYFLIGTRSRLAVAWSWLWIYLSGQHSARLITQKETMRDEGQARK
- a CDS encoding helix-turn-helix domain-containing protein; amino-acid sequence: MSDDYTRLRMTWLDQVYSDERLSKSVATNVAFFISQHFNRKRFNESGDFSAWPSYATLAEKVGCSEKTVQRAVSLLKQCGHIHTKGKGGRHCSLAYYAVLVSQSAQNVEEKGGHRSPRLKDKADFEAEKVDTAVPKGGHSRPQKVDTDVLLTSLNKSLKNLSEAPTAKPERKAPAEVSGVDPLKAAGSVAVLSVLMTGPGELPPLPPFVRQNPKHEWVMDHQAKHGWPDLYSVCRDPQRWYRAFDDFAHEMEAVEASKDNPKWCAWRDEYRARGWPMPRPDGQLMHFPDCGPKLLDVFLVRLLRAMQAVNIARSANVVRFG